A genomic window from Triticum urartu cultivar G1812 chromosome 7, Tu2.1, whole genome shotgun sequence includes:
- the LOC125522443 gene encoding probable calcium-binding protein CML30, translated as MAPLLLLFLLGGLCALFSLASSSSRGAKKCCDADGEKAKSHNRGEQGEKASGKVEERAAPADREADLGIVFSTFDHDGDGFITAGELEESLKRLGIAVSAAEAAAMVARVDANSDGLIDIHEFRELYDSIPKKRKASLLPPSAGAEAGAEEEEEDEEGEEMDLKEAFDVFDGNKDGLISAEELGTVLGSLGLRGRPAAAECRDMIRLVDSDGDGMVNFEEFKRMMAVVKA; from the coding sequence ATGGCGCCTCTGCTCCTGCTCTTCCTCCTCGGCGGCCTCTGCGCCCTCTTCTccctcgcctcctcctcctcgcgcgGCGCCAAGAAGTGCTGCGACGCCGACGGCGAGAAGGCCAAGAGCCACAACCGCGGGGAGCAGGGAGAGAAGGCCAGCGGCAAGGTGGAGGAGAGGGCGGCGCCGGCGGACCGGGAGGCGGACCTGGGGATCGTGTTCTCCACGTTCGACCACGACGGCGACGGCTTCATCACGGCGGGCGAGCTGGAGGAGTCGCTGAAGCGGCTGGGCATCGCGGTctccgccgccgaggccgccgcCATGGTGGCCCGCGTCGACGCCAACAGCGACGGCCTCATCGACATCCACGAGTTCCGCGAGCTCTACGACTCCATCCCCAAGAAGCGCAAGGCCTCGCTCCTGCCCCCCTCCGCCGGCGCCGAGGCCGGggctgaggaggaggaggaggacgaggaggggGAGGAGATGGACCTCAAGGAGGCGTTCGACGTGTTCGACGGCAACAAGGACGGCCTCATCTCCGCCGAGGAGCTGGGCACCGTGCTGGGCTCCCTCGGCCTGCGcggccgccccgccgccgccgagtgCCGCGACATGATACGCCTCGTCGACAGCGACGGCGACGGCATGGTCAACTTCGAGGAGTTCAAGCGCATGATGGCCGTCGTCAAGGCCTAG